In Musa acuminata AAA Group cultivar baxijiao chromosome BXJ2-8, Cavendish_Baxijiao_AAA, whole genome shotgun sequence, one genomic interval encodes:
- the LOC135619095 gene encoding probable protein phosphatase 2C 74 produces the protein MVDPPEFLCSLLCFLAHLQKVVRKYFPAMALCSKSPGRASPAPALSWNRLAELPAVASKRSKDSSDRRVRPVVDVVPGGSKPAGTFVEKVSSLPKQENVECEENSGHPMVKVTANKIPRTRRRPARIAIPKPSADATFGVADREEDGVERDLEVEGGEYCVVSRKGHRHMMEDGYAVISTVHGDSKQAFFGVFDGHGGRAAVDFVSETLGKNIVAALDEPEKEDNQADTAIKAGYLTTDRDFLSQGVSSGVCAATVLLKDGELHVANVGDCRVVMSRKGVADALTDDHRAGREDERIRIENSGGYVTCHNGIWRVQDSLAVSRAIGDLNMKEWIISEPETKSLQLTPECEFLILASDGLWDKVENQEAVDVVSRPSNAMKSCRDLIEISCRRGNRDDITVMVIDLQKFIQLPGS, from the exons ATGGTTGATCCGCCTGAGTTCTTATGCTCCTTGTTGTGTTTCCTTGCGCACCTGCAGAAGGTGGTTAGGAAGTACTTTCCCGCCATGGCTCTCTGCTCCAAGTCTCCCGGCCGTGCCTCCCCTGCCCCCGCTTTGTCGTGGAATCGGCTCGCCGAGCTGCCCGCCGTGGCCAGCAAGAGGTCCAAGGACTCTTCCGACCGCAGGGTGCGCCCCGTTGTCGACGTGGTTCCTGGAGGAAGCAAACCGGCAGGGACTTTCGTCGAAAAGGTTTCGTCCCTTCCGAAGCAAGAGAATGTGGAGTGTGAGGAAAACTCCGGTCACCCGATGGTAAAAGTTACGGCGAATAAGATACCAAGGACGAGAAGAAGACCGGCGAGGATAGCCATACCAAAGCCTTCAGCTGATGCAACTTTTGGTGTTGCGGATAGGGAGGAGGATGGGGTTGAAAGGGACTTGGAAGTCGAGGGTGGTGAGTATTGTGTTGTCAGCAGGAAAGGACACAGGCATATGATGGAAGATGGCTATGCGGTCATATCCACCGTCCATGGAGACTCCAAACAg GCCTTTTTTGGAGTGTTTGATGGGCATGGGGGGCGTGCAGCTGTGGATTTCGTCTCTGAGACGCTTGGGAAGAACATTGTGGCAGCTCTAGATGAGCCGGAGAAGGAAGACAATCAAGCAGACACGGCAATAAAAGCAGGCTATCTGACCACGGACAGAGACTTCCTAAGTCAG GGTGTTAGTAGTGGAGTTTGTGCAGCCACTGTGTTGCTAAAAGATGGAGAACTACATGTGGCTAATGTGGGCGACTGCAGGGTGGTTATGAGCAGGAAGGGAGTAGCAGATGCTCTTACTGATGACCACCGAGCTGGTAGAGAAGATGAGCGCATTCGCATTGAGAACTCT GGGGGCTATGTGACATGTCACAATGGAATATGGAGGGTGCAGGACTCTCTAGCTGTGTCAAGAGCAATCGGCGACCTGAACATGAAGGAATGGATCATTTCTGAGCCCGAAACAAAGAGTCTTCAGCTAACTCCAGAGTGTGAGTTCTTAATACTGGCCTCAGATGGGTTGTGGGATAAG GTCGAAAACCAGGAGGCAGTTGATGTCGTCTCAAGGCCAAGCAACGCCATGAAGTCATGCAGAGACCTCATAGAAATCTCCTGCAGGAGGGGCAACCGAGATGACATTACAGTCATGGTGATAGACCTTCAGAAATTTATACAGCTACCTGGCTCGTGA